In Fibrobacter sp. UWB2, one DNA window encodes the following:
- a CDS encoding porin family protein, with translation MKKLFIASAIAMMCLSANAFAEDDGYGNDIPAARSEGTVDDGYGNKLPSNEPEYKSFEEARSASSYGNSGNSGNNNNQRTRLGIHLGIGAALLANYPTDKEFVRQYGDNEWIGVSGDIGLILKFPLNPILSFVPELNFGMAYLSEEIKDAGGDDYFWGEYKVNDAKTLYNINIPLMLRLQAPYVYLEGGVRLSFNIDTDHEYEYTDKDGNPLKYYDYEDDDYKTVKRDAEDEWKVKTFIPSIVAGLGTTFLASGLQCDLGLRFIWDLRGIEENDKEIYAMENKKLRIAKVIENESSLFAIQLVLNMFF, from the coding sequence ATGAAAAAGCTCTTTATTGCATCTGCTATCGCCATGATGTGCCTTAGCGCAAATGCCTTTGCCGAAGATGACGGTTACGGTAACGATATCCCGGCAGCAAGGTCCGAAGGAACCGTCGATGACGGTTACGGCAATAAGCTCCCGTCAAACGAACCTGAATACAAGAGTTTCGAAGAAGCTCGTTCTGCTTCTTCTTACGGCAACTCTGGCAATAGCGGAAACAACAATAACCAGCGTACGCGTTTGGGTATCCACCTTGGTATCGGTGCTGCCCTTTTGGCCAATTATCCGACCGATAAAGAATTTGTCAGACAGTATGGCGATAACGAATGGATCGGTGTTTCTGGCGATATCGGTTTGATTCTCAAGTTCCCTTTGAACCCGATTCTTTCGTTTGTTCCTGAATTGAACTTTGGAATGGCCTACCTTTCCGAAGAAATTAAGGACGCCGGTGGCGACGATTACTTCTGGGGTGAATATAAGGTAAATGACGCTAAAACGCTCTACAATATCAACATCCCGCTCATGTTGCGCTTGCAGGCCCCGTATGTGTATCTCGAAGGCGGTGTCCGTCTTAGCTTCAATATCGATACGGACCATGAATACGAATATACGGACAAGGATGGCAATCCTCTGAAGTACTATGACTATGAGGACGACGATTACAAGACGGTCAAGCGCGATGCCGAAGATGAATGGAAAGTCAAGACGTTTATTCCGTCCATTGTTGCAGGCCTTGGTACAACGTTCCTTGCTAGCGGATTGCAGTGTGACCTCGGTCTCCGCTTTATTTGGGACCTTAGGGGTATTGAAGAAAATGACAAGGAAATCTATGCTATGGAAAATAAAAAATTGCGCATAGCAAAGGTTATCGAAAACGAATCGAGCTTGTTCGCTATTCAACTTGTACTCAATATGTTCTTTTAA
- a CDS encoding succinate dehydrogenase cytochrome b subunit, translated as MQWIIKYLTSSIGKKQIMGCTGAFLALFIFGHMCGNFQLLNFDQAAAQASYNAYTEFLTGFNPLHFPVKMIYLIELVLVAAFAIHIFLAVTLKIENKKARGGIEYEVNARKGKKTFATFTMIWSGLFIVGFLIQHLMMLKFGEHYLYVNDKGEIIRDMWLTTIQMFANPGWAAFYVVSMFVIGMHLFHAISSAFQTMGIAHQKWTPIIDIAGIVYSVVVALGFGITAVASYYLANQPETQALIEKSRSLQPQYEQQKKAKADKAAFVIPSVGEVQVSFNIEK; from the coding sequence ATGCAATGGATCATCAAGTATCTTACCTCGTCCATTGGTAAGAAGCAGATCATGGGATGCACTGGCGCCTTCTTGGCTCTGTTCATCTTTGGCCACATGTGTGGTAACTTCCAGCTCTTGAACTTCGACCAGGCTGCGGCACAGGCGTCCTACAACGCTTATACCGAATTCCTGACCGGATTCAACCCGCTCCACTTCCCGGTGAAGATGATTTACCTCATCGAACTGGTACTCGTGGCTGCCTTTGCCATTCACATCTTCCTCGCTGTTACGCTGAAGATTGAAAACAAGAAGGCTCGTGGCGGAATCGAATACGAAGTCAACGCACGCAAGGGCAAGAAGACTTTCGCAACCTTCACCATGATCTGGTCTGGTCTCTTCATTGTTGGCTTCCTCATCCAGCACCTCATGATGCTCAAGTTCGGCGAACACTACCTCTATGTGAACGACAAGGGCGAAATCATTCGCGACATGTGGCTCACCACGATCCAGATGTTTGCAAATCCGGGTTGGGCTGCTTTCTATGTTGTTAGCATGTTCGTCATCGGTATGCACCTCTTCCACGCCATCTCCTCTGCATTCCAGACGATGGGTATCGCTCACCAGAAGTGGACCCCGATTATCGACATCGCCGGTATCGTTTATAGCGTCGTCGTTGCTCTTGGCTTCGGCATCACCGCTGTTGCCTCTTACTACCTCGCTAACCAGCCTGAAACCCAGGCCCTCATCGAAAAGTCCCGTAGCCTCCAGCCGCAGTACGAACAGCAGAAGAAGGCCAAGGCCGACAAGGCTGCTTTCGTCATTCCGTCTGTTGGCGAAGTACAAGTTTCTTTCAATATTGAAAAGTAA
- a CDS encoding fumarate reductase/succinate dehydrogenase flavoprotein subunit, whose translation MILDSKIPGGSIEEKWTKHKFELKLVNPANKRKFTVIVVGTGLAGASAAASLGELGYNVKSFCIQDSPRRAHSIAAQGGINAAKNYKNDGDSVYRLFYDTVKGGDFRAREANVHRLAENSNLIIDQCVAQGVPFGREYGGLLDNRSFGGTQVSRTFYARGQTGQQLLLGAYQALMRQVAAGKVKMFPRREMMDLVVIDGKARGIIVRNLITGELESHVADAVCLCTGGYGNVYYLSTNAQGSNVTAAFRAYKRGALFANPCYTQIHPTCIPRHGDLQSKLTLMSESLRNDGRIWVPRKAGDTRSPDQIPEEERYYYLEEKYPSFGNLVPRDVASRNAKQVCDAGLGVGNTKQAVYLDFADAIQRMGVAGVSAKYGNLFQMYEKITDEDPYKVPMRIFPAIHYTMGGLWVDYDLMSTIPGCFVLGEANFSDHGANRLGASALMQGLSDGYFVIPFTIGGYFAGTKLEKVSESDAAFEDCKKQTEERIHKLLSIKGHRTVNDIHRELGNIMWEYVGMARNEAGLKTALEKIPALRQEFWENVNVLGSEGSFNQNLERAGRVADFLEFAEVLTLDALHRKESCGGHFREESQTPEGEAKRDDENFCYVGAWEYKGDGIAPELSKEPLTFDNVHLATRSYK comes from the coding sequence ATGATTCTTGATTCTAAAATCCCCGGTGGTTCCATCGAAGAAAAGTGGACCAAGCACAAGTTCGAACTCAAACTCGTTAACCCGGCCAACAAGCGCAAGTTCACGGTCATCGTCGTGGGTACTGGCCTTGCTGGTGCTTCTGCTGCCGCATCCCTCGGTGAACTTGGTTACAACGTAAAGTCTTTCTGCATTCAGGATAGCCCGCGCCGTGCACACTCCATTGCAGCCCAGGGCGGTATCAACGCAGCAAAGAACTACAAAAACGATGGCGACTCCGTTTATCGTTTGTTCTACGATACCGTTAAGGGTGGTGACTTCCGTGCTCGCGAAGCTAACGTGCACCGCTTGGCAGAAAACTCCAACCTCATCATCGACCAGTGCGTCGCTCAGGGCGTTCCGTTCGGTCGTGAATACGGTGGCCTTTTGGACAACCGCTCTTTCGGCGGTACGCAGGTTTCCCGTACGTTCTATGCTCGTGGTCAGACGGGTCAGCAGCTCCTCCTCGGTGCATACCAGGCTCTCATGCGTCAGGTTGCCGCCGGTAAGGTGAAGATGTTCCCGCGTCGCGAAATGATGGACCTCGTCGTGATCGACGGCAAGGCTCGCGGTATCATCGTCCGTAACCTCATCACTGGCGAACTCGAAAGCCACGTTGCAGACGCTGTCTGCCTTTGCACTGGTGGTTATGGTAACGTCTACTACCTCTCCACGAACGCTCAGGGTTCCAACGTCACGGCTGCATTCCGTGCTTACAAGCGCGGCGCTTTGTTCGCTAACCCCTGCTACACGCAGATTCACCCGACTTGCATTCCGCGTCATGGCGACCTTCAGTCCAAGCTCACCTTGATGAGTGAATCCCTCCGTAACGACGGTCGTATTTGGGTTCCGCGCAAGGCTGGCGACACCCGTTCTCCGGACCAGATCCCGGAAGAAGAACGTTACTACTACCTCGAAGAAAAGTACCCGAGCTTCGGTAACCTCGTCCCGCGTGACGTGGCATCCCGTAACGCCAAGCAGGTCTGCGACGCAGGTCTCGGCGTGGGTAACACCAAGCAGGCTGTGTACCTCGACTTCGCCGACGCTATCCAGCGTATGGGCGTTGCAGGTGTCTCTGCCAAGTACGGCAACCTCTTCCAGATGTACGAAAAGATCACAGACGAAGACCCGTACAAGGTCCCGATGCGCATCTTCCCGGCTATCCACTACACCATGGGTGGCCTCTGGGTTGACTATGATTTGATGTCCACCATCCCGGGTTGCTTCGTTCTCGGTGAAGCAAACTTCTCCGACCACGGTGCAAACCGCCTCGGTGCATCTGCTCTTATGCAGGGCCTCTCCGACGGTTACTTCGTGATTCCGTTCACCATCGGTGGCTACTTCGCAGGTACCAAGCTCGAAAAGGTCTCTGAATCCGATGCCGCCTTCGAAGACTGCAAGAAGCAGACCGAAGAACGCATCCACAAGCTCCTCTCCATCAAGGGTCACCGCACTGTTAACGATATCCATCGTGAACTCGGTAACATCATGTGGGAATACGTTGGCATGGCTCGTAACGAAGCCGGCCTCAAGACGGCTCTCGAAAAGATTCCGGCACTCCGTCAGGAATTCTGGGAAAACGTCAACGTGCTCGGCTCCGAAGGTTCCTTCAACCAGAACCTCGAACGTGCTGGCCGCGTTGCTGACTTCCTCGAATTCGCCGAAGTCCTCACTCTCGACGCTCTCCATCGTAAAGAATCTTGCGGTGGCCACTTCCGTGAAGAAAGCCAGACTCCGGAAGGCGAAGCAAAGCGCGATGACGAAAACTTCTGCTACGTCGGTGCTTGGGAATACAAGGGCGACGGTATCGCACCGGAACTCTCCAAGGAACCTCTTACCTTTGATAACGTCCACCTTGCTACTAGGAGCTACAAATAA
- a CDS encoding peptidyl-prolyl cis-trans isomerase: protein MKKALLVFCSFCALVFSGCNSIGDKDTLVARVNGEPIFKEDYAFMMRVGNIVPNTEQMRKASSSLFSRKALYTVALQKNPELKEQLAAHNEALENYLLTFVYQRLYTMDRLMYTDDELAFYYDKHRDQFADSLSYMNLRDKVADAKYIESNYDSLKSYAFLHRSLDDSTGEVKITYDIKERFVSDHRQRIVRETGPALLKKYNIQETEIQMPSADAYYENHKNLYMTPGGFVVYHVESADSAKLAKRFKGKKMDLKAFMKIASKFSENKDTKAAKGFVGKVVHGHPLPYGIGFVPNMFVALDTLKDGAISSVIKSESTGRYHVFYRESVVQPEQKPLDRVRKSIEHDLATTANYELDSNYVLVTKNGEPAIREKDVLAVYNDNGMMVRSRRTHDQVVKSLALQLAFAAEAREVGLDHTWEYRALKRQSDVDYIIKMYRMKVLNHIVVPEDSLKALYERMGNPAHPTLTYEQSRSELSDWFEIPENLMKRTYYYAEEDYLPKTYEEAKNQVFETAYLVFRSGRWDKEVVTSWGTAKVDLFADNITLLPQEWSVEFAMKSADSLYTQAKSLEKAYLAWSGIRERYVDIDSVAKKATFELAHVYSDREEYDKAQREYRAFYRTWPDSPDAEKAMFSRGFILNENLHKDAEALKVFEEFKKLYPKSDLTESVDWLVQNIKSNGKLADDLMKKIEAEE from the coding sequence ATGAAAAAAGCTTTGCTTGTGTTTTGTTCTTTCTGCGCCCTGGTTTTCTCGGGTTGCAATTCCATTGGAGACAAGGATACTCTCGTTGCCAGGGTGAATGGCGAACCGATTTTCAAGGAAGACTACGCCTTCATGATGCGTGTGGGGAACATCGTCCCGAATACGGAACAGATGAGAAAAGCCTCTAGCTCCCTTTTCAGCCGCAAGGCTCTTTATACGGTGGCGCTCCAGAAGAATCCTGAACTGAAGGAACAACTCGCGGCCCACAATGAGGCTCTCGAAAACTACCTCCTCACGTTCGTGTATCAGCGCCTCTATACGATGGACCGCCTGATGTACACCGACGATGAACTTGCCTTCTATTACGACAAGCACCGTGACCAGTTTGCCGATTCGCTTTCCTACATGAATCTTCGCGACAAGGTGGCCGATGCAAAGTATATCGAGTCCAATTACGATTCCCTGAAATCCTATGCTTTCTTGCACAGGAGCTTGGACGATTCTACGGGTGAAGTCAAGATTACATACGACATCAAGGAACGTTTTGTCTCGGACCATCGCCAACGGATTGTTCGTGAAACGGGACCGGCTCTCCTGAAAAAGTACAACATTCAGGAAACTGAAATCCAGATGCCTTCTGCGGATGCCTATTACGAAAATCACAAGAACTTGTATATGACTCCGGGTGGCTTTGTGGTCTACCACGTGGAATCTGCGGACTCTGCTAAGTTGGCCAAACGCTTTAAGGGTAAAAAGATGGACCTCAAGGCTTTCATGAAGATTGCGTCCAAGTTTAGCGAAAACAAGGACACAAAGGCCGCTAAGGGCTTTGTCGGTAAGGTTGTTCATGGCCATCCGCTTCCGTATGGTATAGGCTTTGTCCCGAATATGTTTGTCGCTCTTGACACCTTGAAAGATGGAGCTATTTCCTCGGTGATCAAGTCTGAATCTACGGGCCGTTATCATGTGTTCTACCGCGAGTCCGTTGTTCAGCCGGAACAGAAACCGCTTGATCGCGTACGCAAGAGCATTGAACATGATTTGGCGACAACCGCTAATTACGAACTCGATTCGAACTATGTGCTCGTCACGAAAAATGGCGAACCCGCTATCCGTGAAAAGGATGTCCTTGCTGTATACAATGATAATGGGATGATGGTCCGTTCTCGCAGAACTCATGACCAGGTCGTTAAATCCCTTGCTCTTCAGCTTGCTTTTGCTGCCGAAGCCCGCGAAGTCGGACTCGACCACACTTGGGAATATCGCGCCCTCAAGCGCCAGAGCGATGTCGACTACATCATCAAGATGTACAGGATGAAGGTCCTTAACCACATCGTGGTTCCGGAAGACTCTCTCAAGGCCCTCTACGAACGTATGGGCAATCCGGCACACCCGACTTTGACGTATGAACAGTCCCGTTCTGAGCTCAGCGACTGGTTTGAAATCCCTGAAAATCTCATGAAGAGAACGTATTACTACGCCGAAGAAGACTACCTCCCGAAAACCTACGAAGAGGCTAAGAATCAGGTGTTTGAAACGGCTTACCTGGTGTTCCGTTCTGGCCGTTGGGACAAGGAAGTCGTGACCTCCTGGGGTACCGCCAAGGTGGATCTCTTTGCTGACAACATAACGCTTTTGCCGCAGGAATGGTCTGTGGAATTTGCCATGAAGTCTGCTGATTCTCTTTATACGCAGGCCAAGAGCCTCGAAAAGGCTTACCTAGCCTGGTCTGGAATTCGTGAACGCTATGTGGATATCGATTCTGTGGCGAAGAAGGCTACGTTCGAACTTGCCCATGTCTATAGCGATAGGGAAGAGTACGACAAGGCCCAGCGCGAATACAGGGCTTTCTACCGCACATGGCCGGATTCTCCGGATGCTGAAAAGGCTATGTTCAGTCGCGGCTTCATTCTGAACGAGAATTTGCACAAGGATGCTGAAGCGCTCAAGGTCTTTGAAGAATTCAAGAAGCTCTACCCGAAGAGCGACCTTACCGAATCTGTCGATTGGCTTGTCCAGAACATCAAGAGCAACGGCAAACTCGCCGATGATTTGATGAAGAAAATCGAAGCGGAAGAGTAA
- a CDS encoding acetolactate decarboxylase, with translation MKIFQVSTLQALMLGYTNPVITVAELLEHGNIGLGTFNNIDGEMIVLDGVCYRAKDDGNVVVAESDRGVPFSTVCTMDTVEPIAFGKCGNVEGLKAELNNIVDAHFGLNSMHMVRIDGVFDVVDARSESAYRSMHVSLKTILQKTQKSFKFQNIKGTLVGVFFPDFMDGINASGWHFHFISEDRKNGGHVFEIVMREGRGFISKINSIELKLPDEPAFDTYSLKQASEKEIEDVEQGNSNSISNNKES, from the coding sequence ATGAAGATTTTTCAGGTCTCGACATTGCAAGCCCTGATGCTTGGATACACAAACCCTGTAATTACGGTTGCAGAGTTGTTGGAGCATGGCAATATTGGGCTTGGGACATTCAATAATATTGATGGGGAAATGATCGTTCTTGACGGTGTCTGTTACCGCGCGAAAGACGATGGGAATGTGGTTGTCGCCGAAAGCGACCGCGGCGTTCCTTTTTCGACGGTTTGCACTATGGATACGGTCGAGCCCATTGCGTTTGGCAAATGCGGAAATGTCGAAGGTCTGAAAGCCGAACTGAACAATATCGTTGACGCCCATTTTGGACTGAACAGTATGCACATGGTGCGTATTGATGGGGTGTTTGATGTTGTCGATGCCAGATCTGAATCGGCGTATAGGTCCATGCATGTCTCCTTAAAGACGATTTTGCAAAAGACGCAGAAGTCCTTTAAATTCCAGAACATAAAGGGGACGCTTGTGGGTGTGTTTTTCCCGGACTTTATGGACGGAATTAACGCGTCTGGCTGGCATTTCCATTTTATATCTGAAGACCGAAAAAATGGTGGCCATGTGTTTGAAATCGTGATGCGAGAGGGGAGGGGATTTATCTCAAAAATAAACTCCATAGAACTTAAGCTCCCTGACGAACCGGCCTTTGATACCTACTCGTTAAAGCAAGCTTCGGAGAAGGAAATCGAGGATGTTGAGCAGGGAAACTCCAACAGTATTTCTAATAATAAAGAATCGTAA
- a CDS encoding amino acid ABC transporter permease: MSDLNSLLPILWGGFCTTLAIFALTLLFSIPLGLLVAVLKMSRYRIVRYPVSFYISVMRGTPLLLQIVAIYFGSYYLSEYTGVEFSFDRFPAVIVAFSINYAAYFAEIFRGGIQSIPKGQYEAAAMLGLTRGQTFYRIILPQVVKRVVPASANEVITLVKDTSLAQVIAVTELFALAKKQQAAYASIYPLFVAGVFYYIANLLLSVVFAYVERKLNYYK, from the coding sequence ATGTCTGACCTGAACTCTTTACTCCCGATTCTCTGGGGCGGCTTCTGCACGACGCTCGCGATTTTCGCGCTCACGCTGTTGTTCTCGATTCCGCTCGGCTTGCTTGTAGCGGTTCTCAAGATGAGCCGCTACCGCATTGTGCGTTACCCGGTATCGTTCTACATCTCGGTGATGCGTGGCACTCCGCTACTTCTCCAGATTGTAGCGATCTACTTTGGCTCGTACTACTTGAGCGAATACACGGGAGTGGAGTTCTCGTTTGACCGTTTTCCGGCAGTGATTGTCGCCTTCTCGATAAACTATGCCGCTTACTTTGCCGAAATCTTCCGCGGTGGCATCCAGTCGATTCCGAAGGGCCAGTACGAGGCCGCTGCCATGCTCGGTCTTACTCGCGGTCAGACATTCTATCGCATTATTCTCCCGCAGGTGGTTAAGCGTGTTGTGCCTGCAAGTGCAAACGAAGTCATTACGCTTGTGAAGGATACTTCCTTGGCTCAGGTGATTGCCGTGACGGAACTTTTTGCACTCGCGAAAAAACAGCAGGCCGCTTACGCGAGCATTTATCCGTTGTTTGTGGCGGGTGTGTTCTATTACATCGCAAATTTGCTTTTGAGCGTTGTCTTTGCTTACGTGGAACGTAAGTTGAATTACTACAAGTGA
- a CDS encoding amino acid ABC transporter substrate-binding protein translates to MKKIFAILATVACAAVFSACNDQKAETKTAADDSFNKVKAAGVFVLGLDDSFPPMGFRDKDNNIVGFDIDLATEVCARLGIKLKTQPISWDAKEQELNTGKIDCIWNGMSVDSDRARVMNLSDAYLKNRMIFTVKDKAITNLAALAGKKIAVQNGSTAQKLLDASDAGKAAKEIVPFDDNQTALMDLDKGGVDAVFLDEIVAKYWIVTNAKDYTVLEEGLSDEVYAVGFRKKDQALRDSVNNVLAAMKKDGKFAEISAKWFGK, encoded by the coding sequence ATGAAAAAGATTTTTGCAATTCTTGCGACGGTAGCTTGCGCCGCTGTATTCTCTGCTTGTAACGACCAGAAGGCTGAAACGAAGACTGCTGCAGATGACTCCTTCAACAAGGTCAAGGCGGCAGGTGTGTTCGTGCTTGGCCTCGACGATTCTTTCCCGCCGATGGGTTTCCGCGACAAGGACAACAACATCGTGGGCTTTGATATTGACCTCGCGACAGAAGTTTGCGCTCGTTTGGGCATCAAGCTCAAGACGCAGCCGATTTCCTGGGACGCCAAGGAACAGGAACTGAATACCGGCAAGATTGACTGCATCTGGAACGGCATGAGTGTTGATTCTGATCGCGCTAGGGTCATGAACTTGAGCGATGCATACCTCAAGAACCGCATGATTTTCACGGTGAAGGACAAGGCTATCACGAACCTCGCTGCTCTCGCTGGCAAGAAGATTGCCGTGCAGAACGGTTCTACCGCCCAGAAGCTTTTGGACGCTTCCGATGCTGGTAAGGCTGCCAAGGAAATCGTTCCGTTTGACGACAACCAGACGGCTCTCATGGATTTGGACAAGGGCGGTGTTGATGCCGTGTTCCTGGACGAAATCGTGGCCAAGTACTGGATTGTGACGAACGCGAAGGACTACACGGTGCTCGAGGAAGGCCTCTCCGACGAAGTCTACGCTGTGGGTTTCCGCAAGAAGGACCAGGCTCTCCGTGACTCTGTGAATAATGTCCTCGCTGCAATGAAAAAAGACGGCAAGTTCGCTGAAATCTCTGCGAAGTGGTTCGGCAAGTAA
- a CDS encoding amino acid ABC transporter ATP-binding protein, with protein sequence MDSQIQSVIIKDAPIDSSPILEVKHLKKSFGDLHVLKDISFDLNAGEVLSIIGPSGSGKSTLLRCLTQLETFEAGEVRVDGKDMVVPGSNIGGKIKYAPAKTLRDIRLSTGLVFQNFNLFPHLTVLQNLTLAPIRVLGDSREDARALARFLLKQMGLEGKEKSYPCELSGGQQQRVSIARALALKPRILFFDEPTSALDPELTGEVLKIIKKLAEDRMTMVIVTHEMAFARDVANKVMFMDQGVVVEQGTPDFVFNQSQNKRLSSFLERFSRT encoded by the coding sequence ATGGATTCTCAAATTCAGTCTGTTATCATCAAGGACGCGCCTATAGATTCTTCTCCAATTCTTGAAGTCAAACATTTAAAGAAGTCCTTTGGCGATTTGCATGTGCTCAAGGATATCTCGTTTGACCTCAATGCGGGCGAGGTACTGTCGATTATCGGGCCTTCCGGTTCAGGCAAGAGTACGCTTCTCCGTTGCCTCACGCAGCTTGAAACGTTCGAGGCGGGCGAGGTGCGTGTCGATGGCAAGGATATGGTTGTTCCCGGTTCTAACATTGGTGGTAAAATCAAGTACGCTCCCGCAAAGACGCTTCGTGACATTCGACTTTCTACGGGGCTTGTGTTCCAGAACTTTAACTTGTTCCCGCACTTGACTGTACTCCAGAACTTGACGCTTGCGCCAATTCGCGTGCTCGGTGATTCCCGTGAAGATGCTCGTGCGCTGGCTCGATTCTTGCTCAAGCAGATGGGCCTCGAAGGTAAGGAAAAATCTTACCCGTGCGAACTTTCGGGTGGTCAGCAGCAACGTGTGTCCATTGCGCGTGCGCTTGCTTTAAAGCCAAGGATTCTCTTCTTTGATGAGCCAACGAGCGCATTGGACCCGGAACTCACGGGCGAAGTCCTCAAGATTATCAAGAAACTTGCTGAAGACCGCATGACGATGGTCATCGTGACGCATGAAATGGCGTTTGCTCGTGATGTGGCGAACAAGGTTATGTTCATGGACCAGGGCGTTGTCGTGGAACAGGGGACTCCGGACTTTGTGTTCAACCAGTCCCAGAACAAGCGCTTGAGCTCGTTCCTGGAAAGATTCTCGAGAACATAA
- the ndk gene encoding nucleoside-diphosphate kinase codes for MEMTFAMIKPNAVKSGLVGRIIDRYISAGLSVCAVKMHQMTSEDARGFYAEHVEKPFFPELEAYMTKGPSVMLALGGENAIAKVRAINGATNPAKAEPGTLRYDFAPSMTENVVHSSDSPASAERELDFWFKKEERYAYEMPSLKACCVL; via the coding sequence ATGGAAATGACATTTGCAATGATCAAGCCGAACGCTGTCAAGTCTGGCTTGGTTGGTCGTATTATCGATCGCTACATCAGTGCCGGTCTCTCTGTCTGCGCCGTCAAGATGCACCAGATGACCTCCGAAGATGCACGCGGTTTCTACGCTGAACACGTCGAAAAGCCGTTCTTCCCGGAACTCGAAGCCTACATGACCAAGGGCCCGTCCGTGATGCTTGCTCTCGGTGGCGAAAACGCAATTGCAAAGGTCCGCGCCATTAACGGTGCTACCAATCCGGCCAAGGCGGAACCGGGTACCCTCCGCTACGATTTTGCTCCTTCCATGACCGAAAACGTCGTTCACAGCTCCGATAGTCCGGCTTCTGCAGAACGCGAACTCGACTTCTGGTTCAAGAAGGAAGAACGCTACGCTTACGAAATGCCTTCTCTCAAGGCCTGCTGCGTCCTCTAA
- a CDS encoding succinate dehydrogenase/fumarate reductase iron-sulfur subunit: protein MSGLNLTLKIWRQKDAKTKGQFETVKINDVSPDMSFLEMLDIVNEEQMKQGKEGFAFDHDCREGICGMCSLVINGMPHGPDHATTTCQLHMRKFKDGDTIVIEPWRAAAFPVIRDCAVDRTAFDRIIQAGGFVSVNTGAAPEASTIPVPKADADRAFDAAACIGCGACVAACKNASAMLFVSAKVSHLSFLPQGKVEAKKRVLAMVAQMDKEGFGNCTNLYECQAACPKGITVDYIAKMNREYLGATVTYAEKVYGKD from the coding sequence ATGAGCGGACTGAATTTGACTTTGAAGATTTGGCGTCAGAAGGATGCCAAGACCAAGGGACAGTTCGAAACTGTCAAGATCAACGATGTTTCTCCGGACATGTCCTTCTTGGAAATGCTCGACATTGTGAACGAAGAACAGATGAAGCAGGGCAAGGAAGGCTTCGCTTTCGACCACGACTGCCGCGAAGGTATCTGTGGTATGTGCTCTCTCGTCATCAACGGTATGCCGCACGGTCCTGACCATGCAACGACTACCTGCCAGCTTCACATGCGTAAGTTCAAGGATGGCGACACCATCGTGATCGAACCGTGGCGCGCTGCTGCATTCCCGGTTATCCGTGACTGCGCTGTCGACCGTACCGCATTCGACCGCATCATCCAGGCTGGCGGCTTTGTTTCCGTCAACACCGGTGCTGCTCCTGAAGCATCCACGATTCCGGTTCCGAAGGCTGATGCCGACCGCGCATTCGACGCTGCCGCTTGCATTGGTTGCGGTGCTTGCGTCGCTGCATGTAAGAACGCCTCTGCTATGCTCTTCGTCTCTGCTAAGGTTTCTCACCTCAGCTTCTTGCCGCAGGGCAAGGTCGAAGCCAAGAAGCGCGTTTTGGCCATGGTCGCCCAGATGGACAAGGAAGGCTTCGGCAACTGCACGAACCTTTACGAATGCCAGGCTGCCTGCCCGAAGGGTATCACCGTCGATTACATCGCCAAGATGAACCGCGAATACCTCGGCGCAACAGTCACTTACGCCGAAAAGGTTTACGGAAAGGATTAA